A genome region from Carya illinoinensis cultivar Pawnee chromosome 2, C.illinoinensisPawnee_v1, whole genome shotgun sequence includes the following:
- the LOC122300486 gene encoding probable protein phosphatase 2C 35 isoform X1 translates to MGCVNGKCCSPCQPTSDGESREYREATPYSVQGKHILTQIPLESVSVPSHNFHLDYSVLTQRGYYPDSPDKQNQDSFCIRTQIQGNPNIHFFGVFDGHGHYGAECSNFVKDRLVEILADDPSLSDDPVKAFNSAFLATNRELHDSDIDDSLSGTTAITVLVVGNTLFVANVGDSRAVIAVKDGNRIVAEDLSNDQTPFRKDECERVKQSGARVLTVDQVEGFSDPSIQTWGDEESHGFDPPRLWVQDETHPGAAFTRSVGDWTAEQIGVVAVPEVSVVQVSANDLFFVVASDGVFEFLSSREVVNMVARYTDPRDACAAIAGESYKAWLEHETRTDDITIIIVQIKGFSNLDGSTTDGSSGTNIRPTRSRRETSEISITSVSELYRSVRSGFSVLQPCQRFVSTNRSLAIIVPSLERARSLEWMWASHAVSKRQLLC, encoded by the exons ATGGGCTGCGTCAACGGCAAGTGCTGTAGCCCTTGCCAGCCAACATCGGACGGAGAGTCCCGGGAGTACCGCGAAGCAACTCCGTACAGTGTGCAAGGCAAACACATTCTCACACAGATACCCTTGGAGTCTGTCTCTGTTCCTTCGCACAACTTTCATCTGGATTATTCGGTTCTCACGCAACGTGGTTACTACCCGGACTCGCCGGATAAACAAAACCAAGACAGTTTCTGCATCAGGACACAGATTCAAGGTAACCCAAATATCCATTtctttggtgtatttgatgGGCACGGTCATTATGGTGCAGAGTGTTCGAATTTCGTCAAGGATAGGTTGGTAGAAATACTGGCCGATGACCCTTCATTGTCGGATGACCCCGTTAAAGCTTTTAACTCGGCGTTTCTGGCTACTAATCGTGAGTTACACGATAGCGACATTGATGATTCATTGAGCGGTACCACCGCGATCACGGTGCTTGTTGTTGGGAATACACTTTTCGTAGCGAATGTGGGCGATTCGAGGGCCGTGATTGCGGTGAAAGACGGGAATCGGATCGTAGCCGAGGACTTATCAAACGATCAGACGCCATTTAGGAAAGATGAGTGTGAGAGAGTGAAGCAAAGTGGGGCCAGGGTTTTAACTGTTGATCAAGTGGAGGGGTTTTCGGATCCAAGTATTCAGACTTGGGGTGATGAGGAATCTCATGGCTTCGATCCTCCAAGGTTGTGGGTACAGGATGAGACTCATCCGGGAGCTGCATTCACGAGGAGCGTAGGAGATTGGACAGCTGAGCAGATTGGTGTGGTGGCTGTTCCGGAGGTGTCGGTGGTTCAGGTTTCAGCTAACGATCTGTTTTTTGTTGTTGCAAGCGATGGCGTTTTTGAGTTCCTCTCGAGCCGAGAAGTTGTTAATATG GTGGCAAGATATACAGATCCCCGGGATGCATGTGCTGCCATAGCTGGAGAATCGTATAAGGCATGGTTGGAACATGAAACCCGAACAGATGATATTACAATAATCATTGTCCAGATCAAAGGTTTTTCTAAT TTAGATGGCAGTACTACAGATGGATCAAGTGGGACCAATATAAGGCCAACAAGGTCCAGAAGAGAAACTTCTGAAATATCCATTACCAGTGTTTCAGAGTTATACCGTTCAGTAAGAAGCGGCTTCTCAGTCCTGCAGCCTTGTCAGCGTTTCGTTTCAACAAATCGAAGCCTGGCTATCATTGTTCCATCTCTGGAACGTGCAAGGTCATTGGAATG GATGTGGGCTAGTCATGCAGTCTCCAAGCGACAGCTTCTCTGTTAA
- the LOC122300486 gene encoding probable protein phosphatase 2C 35 isoform X2 encodes MGCVNGKCCSPCQPTSDGESREYREATPYSVQGKHILTQIPLESVSVPSHNFHLDYSVLTQRGYYPDSPDKQNQDSFCIRTQIQGNPNIHFFGVFDGHGHYGAECSNFVKDRLVEILADDPSLSDDPVKAFNSAFLATNRELHDSDIDDSLSGTTAITVLVVGNTLFVANVGDSRAVIAVKDGNRIVAEDLSNDQTPFRKDECERVKQSGARVLTVDQVEGFSDPSIQTWGDEESHGFDPPRLWVQDETHPGAAFTRSVGDWTAEQIGVVAVPEVSVVQVSANDLFFVVASDGVFEFLSSREVVNMVARYTDPRDACAAIAGESYKAWLEHETRTDDITIIIVQIKGFSNLDGSTTDGSSGTNIRPTRSRRETSEISITSVSELYRSVRSGFSVLQPCQRFVSTNRSLAIIVPSLERARSLECDEIHGLEEAA; translated from the exons ATGGGCTGCGTCAACGGCAAGTGCTGTAGCCCTTGCCAGCCAACATCGGACGGAGAGTCCCGGGAGTACCGCGAAGCAACTCCGTACAGTGTGCAAGGCAAACACATTCTCACACAGATACCCTTGGAGTCTGTCTCTGTTCCTTCGCACAACTTTCATCTGGATTATTCGGTTCTCACGCAACGTGGTTACTACCCGGACTCGCCGGATAAACAAAACCAAGACAGTTTCTGCATCAGGACACAGATTCAAGGTAACCCAAATATCCATTtctttggtgtatttgatgGGCACGGTCATTATGGTGCAGAGTGTTCGAATTTCGTCAAGGATAGGTTGGTAGAAATACTGGCCGATGACCCTTCATTGTCGGATGACCCCGTTAAAGCTTTTAACTCGGCGTTTCTGGCTACTAATCGTGAGTTACACGATAGCGACATTGATGATTCATTGAGCGGTACCACCGCGATCACGGTGCTTGTTGTTGGGAATACACTTTTCGTAGCGAATGTGGGCGATTCGAGGGCCGTGATTGCGGTGAAAGACGGGAATCGGATCGTAGCCGAGGACTTATCAAACGATCAGACGCCATTTAGGAAAGATGAGTGTGAGAGAGTGAAGCAAAGTGGGGCCAGGGTTTTAACTGTTGATCAAGTGGAGGGGTTTTCGGATCCAAGTATTCAGACTTGGGGTGATGAGGAATCTCATGGCTTCGATCCTCCAAGGTTGTGGGTACAGGATGAGACTCATCCGGGAGCTGCATTCACGAGGAGCGTAGGAGATTGGACAGCTGAGCAGATTGGTGTGGTGGCTGTTCCGGAGGTGTCGGTGGTTCAGGTTTCAGCTAACGATCTGTTTTTTGTTGTTGCAAGCGATGGCGTTTTTGAGTTCCTCTCGAGCCGAGAAGTTGTTAATATG GTGGCAAGATATACAGATCCCCGGGATGCATGTGCTGCCATAGCTGGAGAATCGTATAAGGCATGGTTGGAACATGAAACCCGAACAGATGATATTACAATAATCATTGTCCAGATCAAAGGTTTTTCTAAT TTAGATGGCAGTACTACAGATGGATCAAGTGGGACCAATATAAGGCCAACAAGGTCCAGAAGAGAAACTTCTGAAATATCCATTACCAGTGTTTCAGAGTTATACCGTTCAGTAAGAAGCGGCTTCTCAGTCCTGCAGCCTTGTCAGCGTTTCGTTTCAACAAATCGAAGCCTGGCTATCATTGTTCCATCTCTGGAACGTGCAAGGTCATTGGAATG tgaTGAAATTCATGGCCTCGAGGAAGCAGCCTAA